The window aggaggaggaggaggaggaggaggaggaggaggaggaggagggaagcgtGGAGAATCAGGAGGGCGCCTCAGACCTGGTCCCGGAGCAGGCCAGCTTCCTGGAGGGTCTGGGACTTCAGCATGTGTCCAAGGTGAACCTCAGAACCTTAGTGCAGCTCCTCGGCGTGAGCGTTAAGAACAACCTGACCCTCAGCTGTGCTCTCTCAGGTGAAGGCCGGTCCCACAGACGACGAGATCCATCAGGCTCACCTGGACAGCATCAAGATGATCCACGTGGAGCCTCCGTCGACCAGCCTGCCCCAGGAGCTGGCCTCGGCCTACCTGTCCGGGGGGCTGGGCCTGGCTCTCGGCTTGAGTCTGGGCAGCCTGACCACGCTCAGCATCCCCCTGATTGAGGGTTctggctccagctccaccctgcaGGGCCTCTCCCAGAGGGACGCCCTCAACATGCTCTCCCTGCAGCCGTTCCAGGCcggcttcctcctgcagcccaaCGGAGGCGCCGCCACAGGCAGCGTGGCCTCGTCGGGGGCCCAGCCCAGCGAGGCGGGGGGCGCCGGCGTCGTGGAGCTGGCGGATATCCAGCAGATCCTCAAAGTGGCGAGCGCAGCGCCCACTCAAATGGGGCTGACCCTTCCACCTCTGGCCAAAACCCAGGGGTTCGCTGGGGCTCAAGGTGAGCATCGACCACGTTCTCAGCCAGTCCGTGAGTCCAGAACCACCAAGAATGAAATAGttgcttcctttttttgaaCGTGTAACTACCGTTGTTGTAGCAGTAACAACGGGAGCCGCCGTCCCGCCTCTAAACCAGCGCCTGCTCATCTTTCAGGTCAGAAGACGATGCCTCTGCTGAAACCCAAACCTCCCATCAGCCCGCGGTCCAGCCTGACGGCGACCACGCCGCCGCCCCTGCAGAGCTCCCAGCAGGCCTCGCTGGGCTGCATCAGCCCAAGCCTGCCGCCCCCCACGCCATCCCTGTTCAAgtcgccctcctcttcctcctccgcggCCGGAAATGACGGCCAGCTGGATGCAGAGTGTGCGGGCGACGCGCAGACGCCGCCGTCTGATTCCCCGCCGGCCGCCACCACGGCAGCGGTGCACGAAGAGGCGGGGCTAAGCGGGAGAAAGCCGGGGGCCAAAGTTGGGAACGGCGGAGGCGGGGCCAAAGGCTCGTTCCCCTGCAGGTTCTGCGACCAGGTGTTTGCCTTCTCCGGGGTCCTGCAGGCCCACATGCGGTACCACCTGGGCATCCTCCCTCACCAGTGCAACATCTGCGACTACGTGGCGCCGGACAAAGCCACTCTGATCAGACACCTGCGGACGCACAGCGGCGAGCGGCCGTACGTGTGCCGAGTCTGCCATTACCCGTTCACCGTCAAGGCCAACTGCGAGCGCCACCTCAGGAAGAAGCACGCCAAAACATCGCGCAAGGACATCGAGAAAAACATCAAGTACGTCACCTCCACCAGCACGGCCAACATGGCTGCCGTGATCACCGCCGCGCCCACCACCCCCCAAGACACGGAGACGGGCTGCACCGGCGCCGACACCACCTGCCGCTACTGCGGCGAAGACCTCAAGACGTACCGGGCGCTCCAGATCCACCTGCGCACGCACAACGGCTGCCAGAGGAAGCCGTTCGAGTGTCGGCGCTGCGGCGCCGCCTTCCTGGCCAAGCGGAACTGCATCCACCACCTGCTGAAGCAGCACCCCGAGGTGCAGGAGCGGGAGATCGAGGAGCACATCGCCACGCTGCTGCCCGCCACCGCGCCCGTGGCCAACGTCCCGCCGGCTCGCTCTGCCGCCGTCAGTCAGGTGATGCTCAACGGCACGGGTCAGCCCCCTGTCCCGGTGCTCCAGGCAGtcaaggtggaggagctgcCCAACGCTCTGTATCCCACAGAACTGGACCAGCCCCTGGACTTCTCCGCCAAAGCCCGCGGCCCCCACAGCCAGTCGGGCTCTCCTGGGGTCAAACTGGAGAGCGTGTCCCCCAGCTTCGACAGCTCGGACCAGCCCATTGACTTATCCATCCCCAGCAAAAGGCAGAAGAGGGAGCCGACCGGTACCAGAGCCTTTCGGGAGATCAAGATGGAGCAGATCAGCggcacggagcagcagcagcagcagggcgtCGCTGTGTCCAAGGAGGACAAAGCTGCCGCGCTCGCACCCAATCCACAGCCCACGGCCCAACACGGGTGCTACCAGCTGCCCCACGGGTCCACCACGCCGCCCGGCTCCCTGACTAACCTCAACATCCCCGCGCGAGCTCAGCGCCTCAAGCCGCTGCTGCCCAAACCGGCCtccgcctccacctcctctgctgccctgaAGGAGCTGCCGCCCCTGGCCTCCATCGCTCAGATCATCCACTCCGTCTCTGGAGCTCCAGACCTGCTGAAGAGGGAGGCCACACTGGACGGCAAAGGCCCGGCAGGCAGCTCCCCTCAGGTCGACTGTGCCGCTGACGGGCCCGGTCTTTCCGCTGGTCTGGAAATACAGAGCGACGACACGTCCGACAGGTAAGACTTCTGCCCCGTTACTGCTTTTCTCTTTGTTGTGATAATGGGAGAAGGTTCCGCCCAGCAATGATGCTTGCTGCCGTTTTATCCTCCCTGGTGGAGATGGCAACAAAGTGAAACCTGACCCAATTTGACTTTTAATAGGggtgaaaataagaaaaatcaaACCTGTGACCTCCCCACATGCAGTACTGGCAGCCGCCAGCAGATGGTGCTAAAGTGTTGTCTTTACACAGGAAACGCTCCAGGAAGAAGCCTGCTGCCCTCACAGTTAAAGAGAAGAGTGTTGGCCTGGACCTGGAGTCCAGCGGCGAGTTTGCTAGTGTGGAGAAGATGCTGGCCACCACCGACGCCAACAAGTTCAGCCCGTACCTGCAGACCAGCGCCGCGGAGCTCGGAGGGTCGAGAGGTGGGTCTGAGGGGAGAAGTGGTGAAAGCTGAGCAACGCACAGGCACCAAAATCACCTTTAAACCCTCTCCGGACAGATTCTGACAAAATGGCgggaagggaggagaaagagggcgGAGCCAAGGATGAGATGAAAGCAGGAACTGTGGTGGCGCCGCAGTCTAAAGGGAAGAAGAACGCCTACTCCAACTCGGTCCAGAAGATGACCTGCCCCTACTGCCCCCGAGTGTTCCCCTGGGCCAGCTCTCTCCAGAGACACATGCTGACGCACACAGGTGACGTGCACGCCCACCGCCGTCGATCCCAACTTCCtccagtcatgtgaccctggCCACAccagggtcacatgactggaGGAAGTTGGCGTTTCAGGACGGTCCTCCCGCAGGTCGTTGACGTTCCTCCTCCCCCAGGTCAGAAACCGTTCCCCTGTCCGAAGTGCGACGCCTTGTTCTCCACCAAGTCCAACTGTGAGCGCCACCTGCTGCGGAAACACGGCGTCACCCAGCGAACGCTGCGGCGGAACGGCGCCATCAACAAGACGACGGACGACGGCTCCCACGAGAGTGCAGGTCAGAGCGCACACGCGGACGTGGACACAGGGCGCCGCACACGCCGGCGCCGCGTCCTCTTGTGCACGTGTGCTAATGTAGGATGGCCATTCTTGGTTGCCGTGGAAACGGATGTTTGTTTCCCGCCACAGAGAGCCAGTCGGAGACGGAGCAGATGATGGCGGATCCCAGCGCGTCCTCAGAAAGTGGCTCCGCCCCCATCGGAGATGACCctctggaccagctggaggcgGGCCCAACGCCACCCAGCCCTGCCCACAAACCAGGACACGGTCAGTGATCAGAACCATCCGGACCGGCGCCGGTCGCTGGACCCGTCCGGGTCGCGCGTTCGCTCACGTTGGCCGATTGTGTTGAAGGTTGCGGCGCTGCGGAGCCGGCGGCGGCAGAAACCACGGAGCCAACCAAACCGCAGGGGGAGGCGGACAGCGGCGCCGCAGAGGGGAAACGGCCGCCTGCCGGCGACGGCGCCAAGGTGAGGCTCCGCCCACGTTCCTGTCGGGCCCAGGACGTCTGCCGGTCTGATCCCTGTTTGGTCCACAGGTGGAGAGCGCCGACGACGACGACTGTCACAGCAACAAGAGTCTGGACCTCAACTTCGGCAAAAAGCTCATCGACTTCAAGCTGTCGTCGTCCTCAGGCCCCGCCCACGAAGAGCCGCCCGCAGCCTCCTGCCCGACCTCGGCTCCTCCTCCGATGGCCAGGAGACGGAGGCGGCGccgccctcctcccctccgGCCCCGAAGCAGCAGCCTGACTCCAAACACGTGTGCCAGGTTTGCCAGAAGAGCTTCCGCTACGCCACCACCCTCACgcgccaccagagggcgcacCTGTCCGAGCCGGTGGCGGCCGCCGCCGCGGCGGGGGACGATGACCTCACCGCCGCCAACGAGGAGGCGGCGGACAGCGGCTCGgccgaggagaaggaggagcagagggaggccgaactggaggaggaggaggaggagggagcaaccaggagaggagacagtgaaggaggagatagtggggagtcggaggaggaggagaaggagaaggaggagaggagcgacgAAGAGGCGTCGGAACCAAAGAGCGCCGAGGGGGAGGAGCCGGCGGGAAGACGAGtggacaagaggaagaagatctGCAGCGTCTGTGGGAAGAGGTTCTGGTCCCTGCAAGACCTGACCCGACACATGAGGTCGCACACAGGTACGCCCCTCCCCCGTGCACAGGTACGCCCCCCCCCGTATGCACACACATGGGCCCCTCCCCCGTGCACAGGTACGCCCCTCCCCCCATATGAGGTCACACCAGTACGCCCCTCCCCGGTGCACAGGtacgcccctccccccacatgaGGTCACACACAGGTACGTCCCTCCCCCATGCACAGGTacgcccctcccccctcataggtatgcccctccccccacgagGTCACACCCAATTAGGCCCCTCCCCCCGTGAGGTCACACCCAGTTaggcccctcccctctccctatGAGGTCACACCCGGTTaggcccctccctctccccacgAGGTCACATgcttctcacttcctgtctgtttcctcAGGTGAGCGACCGTACAAGTGTCAAACCTGTGAGAGGACCTTCACCCTGAAGCACAGCCTGGTTCGCCACCAGCGGATCCACCTGAAGCCGCGAGGGGGCGACGGCGCCTTGGCCGGCAACGACGACGTCGCCAGCGAGGACGGGGACTCCTGCACGCCGACCCCCCTCCACCTGCCCGCCCTCGGAGAACGAGAGCGAGTGTGGGAGTGGCCTGGCGGGCgccaaggagctggaggaggacgtgaaTGAGGAGCCCGTGGGCTCAGAGGAGGAGCGGTGCGGAGCGGCTGGTccagaggccacgcccacagccGCTCCTGACTCGGGCAACGCCGACCTCGCCGGCTCCAGCTCCGCCCCCAGGAAGATGCCGACACGGAGACGCCCGGCCAGTCGGAGGCGTCCAAAGAgccgccgccccccccagcGCCGACCCCGAGGGCTTCATCCAGGGGCTGCTGGAGATCCGCGCCGAGCCCCCCCTGGAGCGCGTCCTgccgggggcggagcctccccTGGTGGGCGTGGAGTGAGGCGGCGCCTGCTGCGAGACATGAGCTCAGTGCCataagatgatgaagatgatgatgaggaggcgGCGGCCCACAGACCCCCCGGGACAGAAGGGCGGCTGCTCGCTGAAGTGCCTTAACTACTCCGATGCTTTTCTAGATCACCCGATCAGGCGGACGGATCCATTTTTATAGCTTTTTATGGTGACAATGATTTTGAATTTTCTTGTGGGGAATCTTTATTAgcaataaaagaatcaaattaaGATTTCTGTTCTGGAGTGTTTGAGAATGATctctggtgggcggagcctcttaACTGGAAAACCTGGAGCGTCACGGACGACCTGGAGCACCTGGACTTCCGCAGACGTGTGATTCGTCTGTCTCCTCCACACGCGTGTGATTCGCCTGTGTCCACACGCGTGTTCCAGCTCATCATGTTCTTCCTCCCTTCAAAGACTCTGGCGTTGATCTTCATCGGTCGCTTCTGTGCAGACGCACGAGTATTTGTGAGGAAGAGACTCCTGTTTTTGTTGATTGTTGCTGAACAAATCAaagacgtgcgtgtgtgtgtgtgcgtgcgtgtgtgtgtgtgtgttgtggggggggggcgagcgaCGCCTCCCGTCTCACCTGAGGCTTCTTCAGCGCCTCCTGGATGCTAATGTATGTTGCAGCTAACGTGCGATCCAAGTACCTCAACCTCTTCAACCCCAACAAAACCAGTCacattgtgccccccccccccccaaacaatcCTTTGTCTTCCCAAACTGTTCAGGCAGGGCAAGTTCTTTGCTAGCTTGCTGTCCTCTGGGCTAACTAAGTGCTAACAAGTGTGAAAGGTAAAACTcggcgtgtgtctgtgtgtgatgacTTGTAAAACCTGCACATGCTTATTAGATTTGTCTTTTTCACGTGAGATGCTAACGGCTACTAGTTGGTTAAAGAAACTCCCGCCACTAAGGTGAACACGGGCTATGAAGGGTTAGCAGGCGTCCCCGTTAGCCGCGGCTAGCCGCTACGTTGCAAAGCTGTTGATAGATCAGGGATGggttcctggagctgctggctgagctgTTAACGGGCCGAGAGGGGACGAGAGCAGAGCCGCTGCTCGAGCTAACGTCGGTCTCGTCCTGGCAGTTGTTCCTCTTCTTCTAAATTTTGTGATCATCTCTGCGGTGTGAGACGTGTAGTTGCGGCGCGCAAGACAATCAGCTTTATTTTAGCAAACCAAATCCATCCCGGTCCGATGGATGTGACGTCGAACCCGCTCCACGTGCTAACGCCGGCTGAAAGGGCCGAGACGGGTCGAGTCTGGACCCTGATCGTGACGACGGGACAGAGAGTGATGACGCGTGCGTTTTCTTTATTCTGTGACATTAATATCTGATCCTTTTTACCTTTTAAAACTAAATCAAAAACCTCATAAAACAATCGAACCTCAGTGGCTCCTGACGGGGCTGTGAGTTAACCGCTCCTCTAGTCAGTGCACAGTAACCAGTACTGAACAAATGGAACTGACCCGACTGGGTGCCGCTCTGGACTGGCACCAGCAGCTCccgcagcagtggcagcagagcgGGAGATGCAGCACGTTTGAGAGAGTTTCTGCCGGTTGGTTGAGGGTTCGAGTCCCAGCGGctctgctggaggtgctggtgcgGCGCCGGTTTGGGTCGCGATGTTTGTGTAGAAGTTCCGCACTTGAGGGGGACCCGCGTCGAGCCGAGTCACGTGGCCGGTTGAGCGGAGTCACGTGGCCGGTTGAGCTAATTTACCCCAGAACCAAATCTGAGGTGTGTGGTGGGAGCAGTGCTGACCCCTGGTGGACGATTACTGAACAAGTCAACCTGAaaacatgacctttgacccagagaAACTCTCTCAAAATGTCTGCTCGACCTGTTCATCCTCTTGGAATTACacgctaatgtgtgtgtgtgtgtgtgtgtacagccaTACAAATAGTGGACTTCCGTTTGAATGCACAAGAActtttaattgtatttatttgaagccggtgtgtgtgtgtgtgtgtgtgtgtgtgtcagagacgTCGTTTCTCCTGTGACTTGAGAAGAAGCCATGTATTAAGAAATTTTGCTGCGGATGTTTTGAGGAGCCGATGTGTCCTGGCGTGGCGGCGCTCCGGGCGTGGGCGGCGCCCTCGGCGTGGGCGGCGCCCTGTGTGGCGGCGCTCCCGGCGGCGCCCGGCGTGAACCCCAAAAGCTTTATGTGATGCAGCTGGTGTCTGAGCGTGTGAGCTGATGCATCTGAAACTGTGAAGCTCGTTTGTGCTCATTAAGGTGACGTTTAGGTTTAGAGTCTTTCTGCATGTGGATTAATTATGTTAATTAtggatgatttcttttttttttctcccctcttccACATTTATGTATGAATATAAGAATCTATGTAATCTTGCTCTCAGGGTCTTTCACAAATCCATTCTTGGGAAGCGTCGTGTCCTGAACGTGCACGTTCTTGGGAAGCGTCGCGTCccgagcgtg is drawn from Takifugu flavidus isolate HTHZ2018 chromosome 17, ASM371156v2, whole genome shotgun sequence and contains these coding sequences:
- the rreb1a gene encoding LOW QUALITY PROTEIN: ras-responsive element-binding protein 1 (The sequence of the model RefSeq protein was modified relative to this genomic sequence to represent the inferred CDS: inserted 3 bases in 2 codons) → MSRRKQPNPNKVRLMDAPSEEKAEGTTEEVKLAEEKSPDGVPAVTEVSGASGEAGGPEESLQNGDLSSINAMMSTVMSAAGTINADGGSGVTSASASTAPSPSPSPSKSLTTATAMRAPPSRNARRTQDSKEDSSAFTCPLCDKACQTQHQLTMHIRQHNTDAGANDHSCSICGKCLSSASSLDRHMLVHSGERPYKCSVCGQTFTTNGNMHRHMKIHEKDPASGLLPVSPPSPTKRRRPSIKRRQEEDYEELPTKKAMEDAATGEEVAALGLHGAEEELLPCPICFKTCNSRLELDAHMDTHPDTALRCDLCCLSFRTHRGLLRHNAGVHKLLPQDPNGRPFIQNNPSIPTGFNDLAFIDFSCKKFPHIAQVWCETNLRRCISKFHRFVCDCCDKAFPLRSALDIHKSRSHPDKTSSSSVQEEEEEEEEEEEEEGSVENQEGASDLVPEQASFLEGLGLQHVSKVKAGPTDDEIHQAHLDSIKMIHVEPPSTSLPQELASAYLSGGLGLALGLSLGSLTTLSIPLIEGSGSSSTLQGLSQRDALNMLSLQPFQAGFLLQPNGGAATGSVASSGAQPSEAGGAGVVELADIQQILKVASAAPTQMGLTLPPLAKTQGFAGAQGQKTMPLLKPKPPISPRSSLTATTPPPLQSSQQASLGCISPSLPPPTPSLFKSPSSSSSAAGNDGQLDAECAGDAQTPPSDSPPAATTAAVHEEAGLSGRKPGAKVGNGGGGAKGSFPCRFCDQVFAFSGVLQAHMRYHLGILPHQCNICDYVAPDKATLIRHLRTHSGERPYVCRVCHYPFTVKANCERHLRKKHAKTSRKDIEKNIKYVTSTSTANMAAVITAAPTTPQDTETGCTGADTTCRYCGEDLKTYRALQIHLRTHNGCQRKPFECRRCGAAFLAKRNCIHHLLKQHPEVQEREIEEHIATLLPATAPVANVPPARSAAVSQVMLNGTGQPPVPVLQAVKVEELPNALYPTELDQPLDFSAKARGPHSQSGSPGVKLESVSPSFDSSDQPIDLSIPSKRQKREPTGTRAFREIKMEQISGTEQQQQQGVAVSKEDKAAALAPNPQPTAQHGCYQLPHGSTTPPGSLTNLNIPARAQRLKPLLPKPASASTSSAALKELPPLASIAQIIHSVSGAPDLLKREATLDGKGPAGSSPQVDCAADGPGLSAGLEIQSDDTSDRKRSRKKPAALTVKEKSVGLDLESSGEFASVEKMLATTDANKFSPYLQTSAAELGGSRDSDKMAGREEKEGGAKDEMKAGTVVAPQSKGKKNAYSNSVQKMTCPYCPRVFPWASSLQRHMLTHTGQKPFPCPKCDALFSTKSNCERHLLRKHGVTQRTLRRNGAINKTTDDGSHESAESQSETEQMMADPSASSESGSAPIGDDPLDQLEAGPTPPSPAHKPGHGCGAAEPAAAETTEPTKPQGEADSGAAEGKRPPAGDGAKVESADDDDCHSNKSLDLNFGKKLIDFKLSSSSGPAHEEPPAASCPTSAPXSDGQETEAAPPSSPPAPKQQPDSKHVCQVCQKSFRYATTLTRHQRAHLSEPVAAAAAAGDDDLTAANEEAADSGSAEEKEEQREAELEEEEEEGATRRGDSEGGDSGESEEEEKEKEERSDEEASEPKSAEGEEPAGRRVDKRKKICSVCGKRFWSLQDLTRHMRSHTGERPYKCQTCERTFTLKHSLVRHQRIHLKPRGGDGALAGNDDVASEDGDSCTPTPXSTCPPSENESECGSGLAGAKELEEDVNEEPVGSEEERCGAAGPEATPTAAPDSGNADLAGSSSAPRKMPTRRRPASRRRPKSRRPPQRRPRGLHPGAAGDPRRAPPGARPAGGGASPGGRGVRRRLLRDMSSVP